The Edaphobacter sp. 12200R-103 genome contains a region encoding:
- a CDS encoding TonB-dependent receptor, whose amino-acid sequence MKDKFGMMKESTLHAASFFSLVMIVLVLFGGSTRAQTTFGSVVGTVTDASGAAVPGAKVTLTNQETNQVHSMDTSEAGTYSFVNLNPGNYRIDIDLSGFKHLTLSNLQVQIGSTARADASLQVGNVSETVEVSSAAPLIQTDTANLGGVIEGRTIQDIPLNGRNVNNLLTLVPGVIAQGNTSGNMSTNLIAYGNYQIGGGFGNQSISFVDGVQANIPANNATSFIPSQDTVREFRVSTSNVSAEFGGFAGGVINISTKSGSNAFHGSLYEYHRNRVLNANDFFSNRAGRARPSYIQNQFGGTIGGPIKRDKTFFFAGYERQPVVSGNLSTTTVPTAAALRGDFSSPLYPKIYDNANGGVQFQCNGVLNVICPSRIDPAVTALLKQDYPAEATNPNAIASNYITTTRTRYTNQQINARVDQNFGTRNIAFAKYAKFKVESLTTNPYPGVPAFEPAAPGGISDHIAIIGDTFTVNPTTIIDGRASYLRVYQYTYPRGLGTDISGISPGLAAMQSALGQMLPTAFSFAGTGIAGSTGPGQLYWHTNVYALSGSITKILGRHTVKAGASWRSVQWIADPDSGGNVFSFSAQTTANPSIPGSGYSVASALLGTPNSTSAQAIGGSRAFLHNYGFFITDNFQATRKLTLDLGLRWDQPGSYSEANNWNTVILPDAPSPLGTIFNPALGTNQDLVGKLALVGSSDRPSRREENLHWLLFSPRVGFAYRLTDKMVVRGGYGISYLPSTLSQDGPNSSSVNTAATLVGNTFKSNNTFSQTNTTVANPFPNGVLTPGRGDASRLTALYGQNIQSRLPNQPYSYVQQWNLAFEHELGSSASYGLAYGASKGVHLQAQGANTWSASNINQIPDKYLSMGSDLETLVPNPFYGRIASGLLSQPTVYKGLLLKPFPQYNYVTAAGSRNSASRYNSLQASFKKRFSHGGILQVAYTWGKLMSNTDSVTQFLEGGSTYQGTVQNNNNLAGEWSVSTSDYRHSAVVGYGIDLPFGKQQMWLSNAQGPVGVLVSGWRVNGISTFRSGTPLGILAAPNDIASYFGGGGYYQNGIGQGTTRPNVVPGCNKVPESDAHKRVDSGSWFNKSCFTAPGKFEFGNEPRVDGAIRRHGVNNYDFSLLKATPIRESVTVSFTAEFFNVFNRVQFQAPSTAAYDGGNYGKVTAQANNPRQIQFGLRLTY is encoded by the coding sequence ATGAAAGATAAATTTGGAATGATGAAGGAAAGCACTCTTCATGCCGCGAGCTTTTTCTCGCTAGTCATGATCGTGCTAGTCCTGTTTGGAGGCTCCACGCGGGCGCAGACGACTTTCGGTTCCGTGGTAGGCACTGTAACCGATGCCTCGGGAGCCGCGGTGCCCGGAGCGAAGGTAACGCTTACGAATCAGGAAACGAATCAGGTCCATTCCATGGACACGAGCGAAGCCGGGACGTATAGCTTCGTGAACTTGAATCCCGGAAATTACCGTATCGACATCGACCTGTCGGGGTTCAAACATCTCACCCTCTCTAACCTGCAGGTACAGATAGGAAGCACAGCGCGTGCTGACGCCTCTCTCCAAGTCGGCAATGTTAGTGAGACGGTGGAGGTATCCAGCGCAGCTCCCCTCATCCAGACCGACACTGCGAATCTCGGCGGGGTGATCGAAGGCCGCACGATTCAGGACATTCCATTGAATGGACGGAATGTCAACAACCTGCTCACGCTTGTTCCTGGTGTCATCGCGCAGGGCAATACCAGCGGAAATATGTCTACAAACCTTATAGCCTATGGCAATTATCAGATCGGTGGTGGCTTCGGGAATCAGAGCATCTCGTTTGTCGATGGCGTACAGGCCAACATTCCAGCCAATAACGCGACCTCGTTCATTCCTTCACAGGACACCGTACGGGAGTTCCGTGTATCAACCAGCAATGTAAGCGCCGAGTTCGGAGGCTTTGCTGGCGGCGTCATCAATATCAGCACGAAATCAGGAAGCAATGCCTTCCACGGTTCGCTTTATGAATATCATCGCAATCGCGTTTTGAACGCAAATGATTTCTTTAGCAACCGCGCCGGTCGTGCACGTCCTTCGTACATCCAGAACCAGTTCGGTGGAACGATCGGCGGCCCCATAAAACGCGATAAGACCTTTTTCTTTGCAGGTTATGAACGGCAGCCGGTTGTAAGCGGAAACCTGTCTACCACCACGGTTCCAACTGCGGCTGCGCTCCGCGGAGACTTTAGCTCTCCGCTTTATCCAAAGATTTACGACAATGCAAATGGCGGGGTTCAGTTTCAGTGCAATGGTGTCCTCAATGTCATCTGTCCCAGTCGTATCGATCCGGCTGTTACTGCGTTGCTGAAGCAAGACTATCCCGCAGAAGCAACAAATCCGAATGCCATTGCAAGTAACTACATCACGACTACTCGAACGCGTTACACCAATCAGCAGATTAACGCGCGTGTCGATCAAAACTTTGGCACTCGAAACATCGCATTCGCGAAATACGCCAAATTCAAAGTGGAGAGCCTGACGACCAATCCATATCCGGGTGTCCCGGCATTCGAACCCGCGGCTCCTGGCGGAATCTCGGACCACATTGCGATCATTGGTGATACCTTTACCGTCAACCCGACTACGATTATCGACGGACGCGCGTCCTATCTCCGGGTTTATCAATACACTTATCCTCGCGGTTTGGGAACGGACATCTCCGGCATCTCGCCTGGCCTGGCGGCAATGCAGAGTGCGCTCGGTCAGATGCTTCCTACGGCCTTTAGTTTTGCTGGCACAGGTATAGCTGGCAGCACCGGCCCGGGCCAGCTTTACTGGCATACCAATGTCTATGCTCTTTCCGGCAGTATTACGAAGATCCTGGGACGGCACACTGTTAAAGCTGGTGCATCATGGCGCAGTGTCCAGTGGATTGCCGATCCGGACAGCGGAGGCAACGTCTTCAGTTTCTCGGCACAGACGACGGCAAACCCCTCCATTCCAGGTTCCGGCTATTCTGTGGCGTCTGCTTTGCTTGGTACTCCCAACAGCACCTCGGCACAAGCCATCGGCGGATCGCGGGCGTTCCTGCATAACTATGGATTCTTTATCACAGACAACTTTCAAGCTACGAGAAAGCTGACGCTCGATCTTGGTCTGCGCTGGGATCAGCCCGGCTCATACTCCGAAGCGAATAATTGGAACACAGTCATACTTCCTGATGCTCCCAGTCCGTTGGGAACGATCTTCAACCCCGCTCTAGGCACAAATCAGGACCTCGTTGGGAAACTTGCTCTTGTGGGAAGCAGCGACCGTCCCTCACGTCGCGAGGAAAATCTGCATTGGCTGCTCTTCTCGCCTCGCGTGGGTTTTGCATATCGTTTGACGGACAAGATGGTTGTGCGCGGTGGATATGGCATCTCTTACCTGCCATCTACTCTTTCGCAGGATGGCCCGAACAGCTCCAGTGTTAATACGGCGGCCACCCTGGTTGGTAATACCTTCAAGTCGAACAATACTTTTAGCCAAACCAATACAACCGTAGCGAATCCATTTCCTAACGGGGTTCTGACGCCTGGCCGTGGCGATGCATCGCGTCTGACTGCACTTTATGGGCAGAACATCCAATCGCGTCTTCCAAACCAGCCGTATAGCTACGTTCAGCAGTGGAATCTTGCCTTCGAGCACGAACTCGGCTCGTCCGCAAGTTATGGCCTCGCCTATGGAGCGTCGAAGGGCGTTCACCTGCAGGCTCAGGGAGCGAACACCTGGTCGGCTTCAAACATCAATCAAATCCCGGACAAATATCTCTCGATGGGAAGCGATCTCGAAACGCTGGTCCCAAATCCGTTCTATGGGAGGATTGCCTCTGGGTTGCTTTCTCAGCCAACCGTATATAAAGGGCTTCTGCTCAAGCCATTCCCCCAGTACAACTATGTGACAGCAGCTGGCAGCCGAAACAGCGCATCTCGTTACAACTCGCTTCAAGCCTCATTCAAAAAACGCTTTTCGCATGGCGGCATCTTGCAGGTTGCTTATACATGGGGCAAGCTGATGTCCAATACTGATTCGGTAACGCAGTTTCTCGAAGGTGGCAGCACCTATCAGGGAACGGTTCAGAACAACAACAATCTTGCTGGAGAGTGGTCCGTCAGCACTTCGGATTATCGTCACTCCGCCGTCGTTGGATATGGTATTGATTTGCCGTTTGGCAAGCAGCAGATGTGGCTTTCCAATGCTCAGGGACCCGTCGGAGTACTTGTCTCTGGATGGCGAGTGAATGGCATTTCCACATTCCGTTCGGGAACTCCCCTTGGGATTCTCGCGGCCCCCAATGACATAGCTAGCTACTTCGGTGGTGGCGGATATTACCAGAACGGCATCGGGCAGGGAACAACGCGTCCGAATGTGGTTCCGGGTTGTAACAAAGTGCCTGAGTCCGATGCACACAAGCGTGTGGATAGTGGCTCCTGGTTCAACAAATCGTGCTTTACCGCGCCCGGAAAGTTTGA
- a CDS encoding SGNH/GDSL hydrolase family protein, with product MDRVFFHFLLLALTATPFALAQSPSSLPSSPSPSLPAGSVAGPATTPPTLSAEERAARIKAHQEQMLRDWPNLTRFRSANATITRAEVVFMGDSITELWGRQPEQFFPGKPYVNRGIGGQTTPQMVLRFQQDVVDLKPRVVVINGGTNDIAGNTGPSTLKMIEDNLKSMTEIAQANGIQVVLASVTPAYDYPWRRGLEPAEKVVELNNWMKDFCVKAGCVYADYFTSMANEKHGMKEGLSVDGIHPTPEGYRIMSPIAEKAIQDALEKKLAAQ from the coding sequence ATGGATCGCGTGTTTTTCCACTTTCTTCTGTTGGCTCTCACGGCAACTCCCTTCGCTTTGGCGCAATCTCCCTCTTCTCTTCCCTCGTCCCCATCTCCTTCCCTTCCGGCTGGCTCTGTAGCTGGACCCGCAACTACTCCACCGACGCTCTCTGCGGAAGAGCGTGCCGCTCGGATCAAGGCGCATCAGGAGCAAATGCTTAGGGACTGGCCCAATCTCACTCGCTTTCGATCTGCAAACGCTACCATCACTCGTGCAGAAGTCGTGTTTATGGGTGACTCAATTACAGAGCTGTGGGGACGTCAGCCGGAGCAGTTCTTTCCCGGCAAGCCTTATGTCAACCGAGGCATCGGTGGCCAAACGACCCCGCAGATGGTACTGCGTTTTCAGCAGGATGTTGTGGACTTGAAGCCCAGGGTGGTCGTGATTAACGGCGGCACCAACGATATCGCCGGAAATACGGGCCCGTCGACCCTGAAGATGATTGAGGACAACCTGAAATCAATGACTGAAATCGCACAGGCGAACGGAATTCAGGTAGTACTTGCCTCAGTCACACCGGCTTATGATTATCCGTGGCGGAGGGGCCTCGAACCCGCCGAGAAGGTTGTCGAACTCAACAACTGGATGAAAGACTTTTGTGTGAAGGCTGGATGTGTCTATGCGGACTACTTTACGTCTATGGCGAATGAAAAACATGGCATGAAAGAAGGCTTGAGTGTAGATGGCATCCATCCAACACCCGAAGGCTACAGAATTATGTCTCCTATTGCGGAGAAGGCCATCCAAGATGCCTTAGAGAAAAAGCTGGCCGCGCAGTAA
- a CDS encoding esterase, with the protein MHPDRTVTFRYRAPKAKEVSLIGEITQRKGPLPLSKDESGIWTLTTAPLKPEIWIYNFLVDGVDVLDPSNPAIKPVPPGQLISNFVEVPGDSPFDYDSQAVPHGEVRMMLYESAAMGFTRTLWVYTPPGYDTSKKRYPVLYLLHGNGEEVSGWVRNGRANVILDNLLAQGKIQPMIVVMPQGHALQAPGVEPLKRVTGETSMFSPLFPKDLLEQIIPLVEKSYRAKTSRDSRAIAGLSMGGGQALSIGLGHPELFKYVLGYSAAIGPNFLDIQEVLNRVTANPQSTNRDFGLIWISCGQQDFLYKANESLHEDLTNHGINHKYVETEGTHVWSVWRKNLSASLPLLFR; encoded by the coding sequence GTGCATCCAGACCGCACGGTTACATTTCGCTATCGCGCTCCAAAAGCGAAAGAGGTTTCCCTGATTGGCGAGATCACCCAACGGAAGGGTCCCCTACCGTTGTCTAAAGATGAGAGCGGCATCTGGACCCTGACTACCGCCCCACTCAAACCGGAGATATGGATCTACAACTTTCTCGTGGACGGCGTCGATGTACTTGACCCTTCGAACCCCGCGATCAAACCAGTGCCTCCCGGACAACTGATCTCAAATTTCGTCGAGGTCCCTGGAGATTCCCCGTTCGATTACGATTCACAGGCCGTGCCGCATGGCGAGGTCCGCATGATGCTGTATGAATCGGCAGCAATGGGTTTCACGCGGACGCTCTGGGTGTACACTCCGCCGGGCTATGATACGAGCAAAAAGAGATATCCGGTATTGTACTTACTTCATGGCAATGGAGAGGAAGTCTCAGGCTGGGTGCGCAACGGCCGCGCCAACGTCATTCTGGACAATCTCCTGGCCCAGGGCAAAATTCAGCCGATGATCGTCGTAATGCCGCAGGGGCACGCACTTCAGGCTCCAGGCGTTGAGCCTCTGAAACGTGTAACCGGCGAAACGAGTATGTTCTCCCCGCTGTTTCCTAAGGATCTGCTGGAACAGATTATTCCATTAGTCGAGAAGAGCTACCGCGCTAAAACATCACGAGACTCACGGGCTATCGCGGGCCTGTCCATGGGGGGTGGACAGGCTCTTTCGATTGGTCTGGGACATCCGGAGCTCTTCAAGTATGTGCTGGGCTACAGCGCGGCAATCGGACCAAACTTCTTGGATATTCAGGAGGTCCTGAATAGAGTGACTGCAAATCCTCAATCGACGAATCGAGACTTCGGCCTGATATGGATCTCCTGTGGGCAGCAGGACTTTTTGTATAAAGCAAATGAGTCGCTCCACGAAGATCTGACAAATCACGGCATCAACCACAAGTACGTTGAGACGGAAGGGACGCACGTATGGAGTGTCTGGCGGAAAAACCTGAGCGCCTCTCTTCCCTTACTTTTCCGGTAG
- a CDS encoding DUF1080 domain-containing protein → MSNRRNFIKLLSSIPFAEPLFGLAQAPTVPMGAAPGQMPPDQMAGSPVGDPLPGQPWKVHDRTRPQARKVAPGMPLPTPGPASDAVVLFDGKDLSQWESIGRDRKVTEPKWKVENGYMEMVRRSGSLITKEAFGDCQLHLEWMTPTGTPPERRGQMRGNSGVILMRRYEIQVLSSYDNITYADGAAGGIYGLYPPMVNPCRPEGEWNTYDIVFKAPRFNGNELTTPAFLTLFFNGLVVHDHVELLGNTDTLPIAKYEPHPSEEPFLLQGHAGPVRYRNIWIRRLKGYDV, encoded by the coding sequence ATGTCCAACAGGCGCAACTTCATTAAGCTGCTTTCCAGTATTCCTTTCGCAGAACCACTGTTCGGTTTGGCACAGGCTCCAACCGTTCCTATGGGTGCGGCTCCCGGCCAGATGCCTCCAGATCAAATGGCTGGAAGCCCTGTGGGGGATCCTCTGCCTGGTCAGCCATGGAAGGTGCACGACCGAACGCGTCCACAGGCGCGTAAAGTTGCCCCCGGCATGCCGCTGCCTACACCGGGCCCGGCTTCAGATGCTGTCGTACTTTTTGATGGGAAGGATCTGTCGCAATGGGAGAGTATAGGACGCGATCGCAAGGTAACCGAGCCAAAATGGAAGGTCGAAAACGGTTATATGGAGATGGTCCGCCGCTCCGGCAGTCTGATCACAAAAGAGGCGTTTGGCGACTGCCAGCTTCACCTGGAATGGATGACACCGACAGGAACGCCCCCCGAACGCCGTGGGCAGATGCGTGGCAACAGCGGCGTCATTCTGATGCGTCGGTACGAGATTCAAGTGCTCTCCTCCTACGACAACATCACTTACGCTGATGGAGCTGCGGGCGGCATCTACGGTTTATATCCACCAATGGTTAACCCATGCCGCCCCGAAGGGGAATGGAACACCTATGATATCGTCTTCAAGGCTCCCCGATTCAATGGCAACGAACTGACCACGCCCGCCTTTCTGACCTTGTTCTTCAACGGGCTGGTTGTGCACGATCATGTGGAATTATTAGGCAACACCGATACCCTTCCAATTGCCAAATACGAGCCCCATCCATCAGAAGAGCCTTTCCTCCTCCAGGGTCATGCCGGTCCTGTACGCTATCGAAACATCTGGATTCGCCGACTTAAAGGTTATGACGTTTAG
- a CDS encoding LacI family DNA-binding transcriptional regulator → MTSDSGREKTITQADVARVAGVAIMTVSRYMNQHPSITEKTARKVKAAIDALGYRPNYAARMLMGQPSRTIGLILPNLENPFFSSIAHSVQQTAHSRGYLVWIAATNDESAMDLQLIERMRDHHVDGILLTASSDTSLQTRDLGGIPLVALERPVGAAAVDIVMIDDRSAACEAVRHLLSHGYKRIACFGLNSAIRSIQERITGYQDAMREQGLTPLPYLQCEDRESAKRIIRKLMSGRTPTQAIFPANSTATILALEALDELHYSVPKQVALFSFGDIPLAHILRPQISAVRQPTELLGEKATKHLLDLIATRSGASGVRISIPASLVIRESCGCKRPPSSHHDRH, encoded by the coding sequence ATGACGAGTGATAGCGGTCGCGAAAAAACGATAACCCAGGCGGATGTAGCGAGAGTGGCGGGAGTGGCCATCATGACAGTCTCGCGTTACATGAACCAACATCCGAGCATTACAGAAAAAACCGCACGCAAGGTGAAAGCTGCTATCGACGCGCTAGGATATCGGCCCAATTATGCAGCAAGAATGCTCATGGGGCAGCCATCGAGGACAATTGGCCTGATACTTCCGAACTTGGAAAATCCGTTCTTTTCCTCTATCGCTCACAGCGTGCAGCAGACTGCTCACTCTCGTGGGTATCTGGTCTGGATTGCCGCAACCAATGATGAAAGTGCAATGGATCTGCAGCTGATCGAAAGAATGCGCGATCATCATGTCGATGGCATCCTCTTGACCGCGTCATCGGATACATCTTTGCAGACGCGCGATCTAGGCGGCATTCCACTGGTTGCGCTAGAGCGGCCCGTCGGAGCTGCGGCAGTGGATATTGTCATGATCGATGATCGCTCTGCAGCCTGCGAGGCGGTGCGACACCTGCTGTCGCACGGCTACAAGCGTATCGCCTGTTTCGGACTCAACTCCGCTATTCGGTCTATCCAGGAGCGTATCACCGGGTATCAAGATGCGATGCGGGAACAGGGCCTTACGCCGCTACCGTACCTGCAGTGTGAAGATCGAGAGTCAGCCAAGCGAATCATTCGCAAACTCATGTCGGGCCGGACACCGACGCAAGCAATCTTCCCTGCGAATAGCACCGCCACGATTCTCGCTCTCGAAGCGCTCGATGAACTCCACTATTCCGTGCCAAAGCAGGTGGCGCTCTTCTCTTTCGGAGATATTCCTCTGGCCCACATCCTTCGGCCCCAGATTAGCGCCGTGCGGCAGCCCACCGAATTGCTTGGCGAGAAGGCCACAAAGCACCTGCTCGATTTGATTGCTACCAGAAGCGGTGCAAGCGGGGTTCGCATCAGCATCCCGGCGTCGCTCGTCATCCGAGAGTCTTGCGGATGTAAGCGCCCGCCTAGCTCCCATCACGATCGGCACTGA
- a CDS encoding acido-empty-quinoprotein group A produces MSGRRYSTLDQINKSNVKALTLAWAFSTHGAMLKSTPLEVNGLLYFTVPDHVWALDAQTGQQVWRYNRPSEGNHIGQRGVAFYKNRLYFGTPDAHLICLDARNGKQIWDVEIADVKFGYYLSLAPLIVKGKVLVGTSGDQTNIPHFIEARDWETGAKIWRTNSLPQPGATGSETWPDTKSLSRGGGPMWLTGTYDAKLNLLYWGTGNPHPVLDGNVRAGANLYTSCILAINPDTGAIIWHFQASPHDTHDWDAVETSVLFDGDFHGKPRKMLAQASRNGFFFVLDRQTGKALLTSEFVKSNWALGLDAKGSPIPNPAKEPQIDGTLVESPVFGATNWMPPSFDPQAGLFYVNAQSGYSYWYLVLDDEGAPEDHQGGAAVSLMTRSAIVALNYQTGKVSWQRDAGDGRSNAGILTTAGHLLFTGDAAGNILALDASNGKNLWHTRGGANMSTGPMTYMLNGKQYIVTGVDDILFAWTLPE; encoded by the coding sequence ATGTCCGGCCGACGCTACAGCACACTCGACCAGATCAACAAAAGTAATGTCAAGGCCCTCACATTGGCGTGGGCGTTTTCTACCCATGGGGCTATGCTCAAATCGACTCCACTGGAGGTCAACGGCCTCCTGTACTTCACCGTACCGGATCATGTGTGGGCCCTCGATGCGCAGACAGGACAACAAGTCTGGAGGTATAACAGACCGTCTGAAGGCAATCATATTGGGCAGCGCGGCGTCGCCTTTTACAAAAACAGGCTTTACTTTGGAACTCCGGATGCCCATCTCATATGCCTTGACGCGCGCAACGGAAAGCAGATTTGGGATGTGGAGATCGCCGACGTGAAGTTTGGCTACTATCTCAGCCTTGCTCCACTTATCGTCAAGGGTAAAGTTCTGGTGGGGACATCCGGCGATCAGACAAACATTCCCCACTTTATCGAAGCGCGTGATTGGGAGACCGGTGCAAAGATCTGGCGGACGAACAGTCTGCCCCAACCAGGGGCGACGGGCTCGGAAACATGGCCTGATACAAAGTCGCTGAGCCGTGGGGGAGGCCCGATGTGGCTGACCGGAACGTATGATGCAAAACTGAATCTCCTCTATTGGGGAACGGGAAATCCTCATCCAGTGCTCGACGGCAATGTCAGAGCCGGTGCCAATCTGTACACAAGTTGCATACTGGCAATCAATCCGGATACGGGAGCGATCATCTGGCATTTTCAGGCGTCGCCACACGATACGCATGATTGGGACGCTGTCGAGACGTCAGTGCTATTCGATGGCGACTTTCACGGGAAGCCACGAAAGATGCTGGCGCAGGCAAGTAGAAACGGATTCTTTTTCGTCCTCGACCGGCAGACTGGCAAAGCTCTCTTGACAAGTGAGTTCGTCAAAAGTAATTGGGCACTCGGTTTGGATGCCAAGGGAAGTCCGATTCCGAATCCAGCAAAAGAGCCTCAGATTGATGGTACGCTTGTCGAAAGCCCAGTCTTTGGAGCAACGAATTGGATGCCTCCGAGCTTTGACCCGCAAGCCGGCTTATTTTATGTCAACGCGCAGAGCGGCTACAGCTATTGGTATTTAGTCCTCGACGACGAAGGCGCTCCGGAAGATCACCAGGGCGGTGCAGCGGTAAGCCTGATGACAAGGTCGGCAATTGTTGCGCTGAACTATCAGACGGGGAAGGTAAGTTGGCAGCGCGACGCAGGTGATGGCCGGAGCAATGCCGGCATTCTGACGACGGCCGGGCACCTGCTATTCACTGGCGACGCTGCGGGTAACATCCTGGCTCTTGATGCCAGCAATGGCAAGAATCTGTGGCACACCCGTGGTGGAGCGAATATGTCAACCGGGCCGATGACCTACATGCTTAACGGGAAGCAGTACATCGTTACCGGTGTAGATGATATCTTGTTTGCGTGGACACTGCCTGAATGA
- a CDS encoding cytochrome c, giving the protein MKLFRECPSYCHRSSRENALLLGASNLRQEGAFIRSIKPFRESTRRKLMKVRKILKQTEVCQPRHWSSLRAIIGFLFVGLVLTVGTRAQVKKTAKPNPMARENVQRGMDQFRQSCAMCHGAAAKGASGPNLIESSLVRHDDNGDLIGNVIREGRLEKGMPANPTFSAAQVADIVAFLHASIEVSDNRGSEGPARGYSLQRLLTGDVVAGKRFFDREGGCSKCHSTGGDLSGIAKKYSTVELEHRILYPPDATETAVVSLPSGEKIKGRLLHLDAFYVSLMDAQGNYRSCPLRPGTLVVVDDPLRGHRELLKRYKDKDIHDISTYLETLQ; this is encoded by the coding sequence ATGAAACTTTTTAGAGAATGCCCATCTTATTGCCATCGCAGCAGCAGAGAAAACGCGCTGCTTTTGGGCGCTTCGAATTTGCGACAAGAGGGTGCGTTCATCCGGAGCATCAAGCCATTTCGGGAATCAACTCGGCGGAAACTCATGAAGGTTCGAAAAATCCTAAAGCAAACAGAGGTCTGTCAGCCCAGGCATTGGAGTAGCCTTCGGGCAATAATAGGGTTCCTCTTTGTTGGATTGGTTCTTACAGTCGGGACACGCGCTCAGGTCAAGAAGACCGCCAAGCCAAATCCGATGGCACGGGAAAACGTGCAGCGGGGCATGGATCAATTTCGACAGTCATGCGCCATGTGCCATGGAGCAGCGGCGAAAGGAGCTTCCGGGCCCAATTTGATTGAGTCTTCCCTCGTGCGACACGACGATAACGGCGACCTGATAGGTAACGTGATTCGTGAGGGACGACTGGAAAAAGGTATGCCCGCAAATCCCACCTTCAGCGCGGCGCAGGTAGCCGATATCGTGGCATTTCTGCACGCTTCGATAGAAGTTTCGGACAACCGCGGTTCTGAAGGTCCGGCGCGCGGCTATTCACTGCAGCGGCTCTTGACGGGAGATGTTGTTGCAGGGAAGCGGTTCTTTGATAGGGAAGGCGGCTGCTCAAAGTGCCACTCCACTGGCGGCGATCTGAGCGGAATTGCGAAGAAATATTCTACCGTCGAACTGGAGCACCGCATTCTCTATCCGCCTGATGCGACGGAAACAGCGGTCGTATCTCTGCCATCCGGTGAAAAGATTAAGGGTCGGCTTCTTCACCTGGATGCGTTCTATGTCTCGCTCATGGATGCTCAGGGAAACTACCGGTCCTGCCCGCTTCGACCAGGGACGTTAGTAGTTGTCGATGATCCGCTCCGCGGGCACCGCGAGTTGCTGAAGCGTTACAAAGACAAGGACATCCATGACATTTCTACGTATCTCGAAACGCTTCAGTAG
- a CDS encoding sugar phosphate isomerase/epimerase: protein MTEDSVRTKISRRSLLSGAAITGALHAFPLTGFAQDLPANGTGKLKLSMFSKLLQWTDVKEAAAIARDLGFDALDLTVRPRGHVLPERVEIDLPRAVETARKAGLEISMISTEIMSSASPYAESILKTASQLGIRNYRWGGLTYKPAKGIAEQIHEFKPQVRALAELNREHNICGMYHTHSGPNMIGGPIWDLWLLLQDLDSRWIGMNYDIGHATIEGGYGGWQTSARLAKDSMRGIALKDFRWPSKTKAAPPDIHASAPPRAVYEPEWCPIGEGVVDFRGFFEIVKQNGFSGPVQMHFEYPEFGGAENGDTVLRIPSQQLIAAVRKDLTYIRGVLRDLNLVA from the coding sequence ATGACAGAAGATTCAGTTCGCACCAAGATATCGCGCCGCTCTTTACTTTCGGGAGCGGCCATAACGGGTGCCTTGCATGCATTCCCGCTGACCGGCTTTGCCCAGGATTTGCCGGCGAATGGGACCGGTAAACTCAAACTCTCCATGTTTTCCAAGCTTTTGCAATGGACCGATGTAAAGGAGGCGGCCGCCATCGCCAGAGATCTGGGTTTCGATGCGCTCGACCTTACTGTGCGTCCGCGTGGGCACGTGCTGCCTGAACGGGTAGAAATAGACTTACCCCGCGCGGTGGAGACGGCACGGAAAGCTGGGCTTGAAATTTCCATGATATCCACGGAAATTATGAGCAGCGCATCTCCCTATGCCGAGTCGATATTGAAGACGGCAAGCCAACTTGGTATTCGAAATTACCGATGGGGAGGGCTTACCTACAAACCAGCGAAAGGGATCGCGGAGCAGATCCATGAATTTAAACCTCAGGTGAGAGCCCTGGCGGAGCTCAACCGGGAGCATAACATCTGCGGGATGTATCATACGCATTCGGGCCCGAACATGATTGGTGGACCGATCTGGGATCTTTGGCTGTTACTGCAAGACCTCGATTCACGCTGGATCGGGATGAACTATGACATCGGCCACGCAACGATCGAAGGCGGTTACGGCGGGTGGCAGACCAGCGCTCGGCTGGCCAAAGATTCAATGAGGGGCATTGCCCTAAAGGATTTTCGATGGCCGTCGAAGACAAAGGCCGCGCCCCCGGACATCCACGCAAGCGCCCCCCCCCGCGCGGTGTACGAGCCGGAATGGTGTCCGATCGGCGAAGGGGTCGTCGATTTCCGTGGATTCTTTGAGATTGTCAAGCAAAACGGATTCTCCGGACCTGTCCAAATGCATTTTGAATATCCCGAATTCGGGGGAGCAGAAAACGGGGACACGGTGCTTCGCATACCCAGTCAACAACTGATCGCGGCTGTACGCAAAGACCTGACGTATATAAGAGGTGTCCTGCGCGATTTGAATCTTGTCGCTTAA